A window of Micromonospora sp. WMMC415 genomic DNA:
GTTGGCGACCGCGACGGCGTGCTCGTCGTCGTCGACCGGGATGACGGCCAGGACCGGTCCGAAGACCTCCTCCTGGGCGAGCGCGCTGTCCGGGTCGACGTCCGCGATCACCGTGGGGGCGACGAACCAGCCCCGCTCGGGCAGGGGCGCGTCCGGTCCGCCGGCGACGAGGCGACCCCCGTCGGCCAGGCCCCGGGCGACATGGTCGCGGACCCGGTCCCGCTGCGCCGCCGAGACGAGCGGGCCGAGCCGGGTGGCCGGGTCAGAGGGATCGCCGAGCCGGTAGCCGTCGGCGGCCTTCGCCGCCAGCGCGAGCGCCTCGTCGTACCGGTCGCGGTGCACCAGCATCCGCGTCCACGCCGTGCAGGTCTGACCGGAGTTGAGGAACGCGTTGCCGACGCCGACCTTCACCGCGGTCGCCAGGTCCGCGTCGTCGAGGATCACGTTGGCCGACTTGCCGCCCAGCTCCAGGGCGACCCGGGCGATCCGGTCGGCGGCCAGGTGCGCGATGCGCCGCCCGGTTGCGGTGGAGCCGGTGAACGAGACCATGTCGACGTCCGGGTGCGCGGCGATGGCCTCACCGACCACCGGGCCGGTGCCGGGGACAAGGTTGACCACGCCGGGTGGGAAGCCGGCCTCGTCGATCGCGTCGAAGAGCAGGTACGCCGTCAGCGGCGTCAGCTCGCTGGGCTTGAGCACCACCGTGCACCCGGCGGCGAGCGCGGGCGCGAGCTTGGCCATGACCTGGTGCAGCGGGTAGTTCCACGGGGTGATGGCGCCGACCACGCCGACCGGTTCCCGGACGACGAGGGAGTTGCCGACGGTCGCCGGCGCCGGCGGGTGCCCGGCCAGGTCGACGTAGCTGCGCAGCACGGTCAGCGGCAGGCCGGCCTGCACCCGGGTGGCCACCTTGAGCGGGGTGCCCAGCTCCAGCGCGACGGTCCGGGCGATCTCGTCGGCGCGGGCGGTCAGGGCGGCGTGCAGCCGGTCGAGGCGGGCCGCGCGGTCGGCCGGCGCGGTGGCGGCCCAGCCGTCGAAGGCGGCCCGGGCGGCGGCGACGGCCCGGTCCACGTCGGCCGGCGTGCCGGCCGGTACGGTCGCGACGACCTGCTCGGTCGTCGGGTTGTGGACCTCGATGGTCGGTCCGGGGGACGCCGTGACCCAGTGGCCGTCGAGGTAGATGTCGGTCCGTGCGAGATCCATCAAGCCCCTCACGTCGCCCAAAACTAGCAGTGCAAGTTTCGACTCTAGTACGGTTCGGCGGCCGGCGGGAGAGGCGGAAGTGGCCCCACGGTCCGCTCGTACGTGCGGGACAGGCCGTCGATCAGCGCGTCCAGGCCGAGGCCGAAGGCGCCCTCGTCGACCTGCTGCTGGTGCTCGGCGAGGCGGTGGGCCTGGGTGAGGTGCGGATACTGGTCGGCGTAGACCGACGGGTCCTCGACGAAGCCGCGGGCGAACGAGCCGAGCGCCGAGCCGGCCACGAAGTACCGCATGAGTGCGCCGATGTGGGTGGCCCGGGCCGGCGGCCACCCCGCCTCGACCAGCCCTCCGTACACGGCGTCGGCCATGGCCAGGGCGGCGTGCCGCCGGCCCGGGCCCTGGGCGAGGTACGGCACGATGTGCGGGTGGGCCGCCAGCGCGGCCCGGTAGGAGTGCCCCCAGCGGCGCAGCGCCTCCCGCCAGTCGACGTGGCCGAAGAACGACACGTCCACCTGGCCGGTGACGCTGTCGGCGACGGCGTCGAGGATCTCGTCCTTCGTGGCGAAGTGG
This region includes:
- a CDS encoding aldehyde dehydrogenase family protein — its product is MDLARTDIYLDGHWVTASPGPTIEVHNPTTEQVVATVPAGTPADVDRAVAAARAAFDGWAATAPADRAARLDRLHAALTARADEIARTVALELGTPLKVATRVQAGLPLTVLRSYVDLAGHPPAPATVGNSLVVREPVGVVGAITPWNYPLHQVMAKLAPALAAGCTVVLKPSELTPLTAYLLFDAIDEAGFPPGVVNLVPGTGPVVGEAIAAHPDVDMVSFTGSTATGRRIAHLAADRIARVALELGGKSANVILDDADLATAVKVGVGNAFLNSGQTCTAWTRMLVHRDRYDEALALAAKAADGYRLGDPSDPATRLGPLVSAAQRDRVRDHVARGLADGGRLVAGGPDAPLPERGWFVAPTVIADVDPDSALAQEEVFGPVLAVIPVDDDEHAVAVANNSRYGLAGAVWSGDEERALAVARRMRTGAVDVNGAPFNPLAPFGGYKQSGLGRELGTYGLEEFLQTKAIQR
- a CDS encoding TetR/AcrR family transcriptional regulator, whose protein sequence is MPRPRQALLTRQRIVEAAAALIDAEGLAAFSTRRLAAELGVRGPSLYNHFATKDEILDAVADSVTGQVDVSFFGHVDWREALRRWGHSYRAALAAHPHIVPYLAQGPGRRHAALAMADAVYGGLVEAGWPPARATHIGALMRYFVAGSALGSFARGFVEDPSVYADQYPHLTQAHRLAEHQQQVDEGAFGLGLDALIDGLSRTYERTVGPLPPLPPAAEPY